In the genome of Populus alba chromosome 11, ASM523922v2, whole genome shotgun sequence, one region contains:
- the LOC118031471 gene encoding G-type lectin S-receptor-like serine/threonine-protein kinase At1g11300, with protein MTRSNKTVRSYQAQATITKYSSMEIGSCNFMAALRLLLCCFFWQLGASVDTITSSQYIKDPEAVVSAGNKFKLGFFSPGNSTNRYVGIWYNNISVTTPVWIANRNRPLNDSSGIMTVSEDGNLIVLNGRKEILWSSNVSNGVSNSSAQLTDDGNVILRGGEIGNSLWQSFQEPSDTFMPKMRLTANRRTGKKTQITSWKSPSDPSVGSFSSGIEPSSIPEVFVWNDSRPLWRSGPWNGQAFIGIPEMNSVYINGYNLVQDGDGTFSLSVGLANESYITNFALSYEGRFGEIYWDSANERWEHKKQYPGDDCDIYGKCGPFGFCNTQNSPICRCLKGFEPKNSDEWNRRNWTNGCVRRRELKCERTQSDGQVPKEDEFLKLDMVKVPDFSEWSSSASEQNCKDECLNNCSCIAYSHQTGIGCMLWREKLTDIRKFSSGGANLYVRLADLEFGKNRDMKAVISITVVTGAIIIAAGAFFWWKWMAKYRERKRESERILSSRRKKGYPVFFNGNLIQESMNQVKFQELPLFKLQTLIAATDYFDASNKLGEGGFGPVYRGNLPDGQEIAVKRLSRASGQGQEEFMNEVVVISELQHRNLVRLLGCCVEGDEKMLVYEYMPNKSLDASLFDPVRKEVLDWKKRFNIVDGICRGLLYLHRDSRLRIIHRDLKPSNILLDQELNPKISDFGMARIFGGNEDHVNTRRVVGTYGYMSPEYAMHGRFSEKSDVFSFGVLLLEIVSGRRISNIDGNEQGLNLLEFAWKLWNEGNAPALVDPALTLDQYSKVEILRCIHVGLLCVQEFAKERPAISTIISMLNSEIVDLPLPNNPAYTERLIGLHTERRRDSVNFVSTTLFTGR; from the exons ATGACTCGATCTAATAAAACTGTTCGTTCTTATCAAGCACAGGCAACAATTACcaaatattcatcaatggaaatTGGCAGCTGCAACTTCATGGCAGCTCTTCGTCTCTTACTATGTTGTTTCTTTTGGCAACTTGGTGCTTCCGTAGATACCATAACATCATCTCAGTACATCAAAGATCCTGAAGCTGTAGTTTCTGCTGGAAATAAGTTCAAACTGGGGTTTTTTAGCCCTGGTAATTCAACAAATCGGTATGTAGGAATATGGTACAATAATATTTCTGTTACAACTCCAGTCTGGATAGCTAACAGAAACAGGCCACTCAATGATTCTTCTGGGATTATGACAGTATCTGAAGATGGAAATCTTATAGTTTTGAACGGTCGGAAAGAGATTCTTTGGTCGTCAAATGTTTCAAATGGTGTCAGTAACTCAAGTGCACAGCTTACGGATGATGGAAACGTAATCCTGCGAGGGGGCGAAATTGGAAACAGCTTATGGCAGAGTTTCCAGGAACCATCTGATACGTTCATGCCGAAGATGAGACTTACTGCTAATAGAAGAACGGGTAAGAAGACGCAAATAACATCATGGAAAAGCCCTTCTGATCCATCTGTTGGAAGCTTTTCTTCTGGTATTGAACCCTCAAGCATTCCTGAGGTTTTCGTTTGGAATGATAGCCGTCCACTCTGGCGGAGTGGTCCATGGAATGGTCAAGCCTTCATAGGAATTCCAGAAATGAATTCAGTTTATATTAATGGGTATAATCTTGTACAAGATGGAGATGGAACTTTTTCACTAAGTGTTGGGCTGGCCAATGAATCTTATATCACCAATTTTGCTTTGAGTTATGAAGGAAGATTTGGAGAAATATATTGGGATTCTGCCAATGAGAGGTGGGAACATAAGAAGCAATATCCAGGAGATGATTGTGATATTTATGGCAAATGTGGGCCTTTTGGATTCTGCAATACACAGAATTCACCAATTTGCAGGTGCTTGAAGGGGTTTGAACCAAAAAATTCTGATGAGTGGAATAGAAGAAATTGGACAAATGGTTGTGTCAGGAGGAGGGAATTGAAATGCGAAAGAACACAAAGTGATGGTCAAGTGCCCAAAGAAGATGAGTTTTTGAAACTGGATATGGTGAAAGTGCCAGACTTTTCTGAGTGGTCATCTTCAGCATCCGAACAAAATTGTAAGGATGAGTGCTTGAATAATTGCTCATGTATAGCTTACTCACATCAAACTGGTATTGGTTGTATGCTATGGAGGGAAAAGTTAACTGATATAAGGAAGTTTTCCAGTGGAGGGGCTAATCTTTATGTCCGCCTTGCAGATTTGGAATTCG GAAAAAACAGAGATATGAAAGCAGTTATCAGTATAACTGTGGTTACAGGAGCAATTATTATTGCAGCTGGTGCTTTTTTTTGGTGGAAGTGGATGGCTAAATATAGAG AAAGGAAGAGGGAAAGCGAGCGAATCTTATCATCGAGAAGGAAGAAAGGATATCCAGTGTTCTTTAATGGAAACTTGATCCAAGAGAGCATGAACCAAGTTAAATTTCAAGAACTACCACTATTCAAATTACAAACGCTGATAGCTGCAACAGACTACTTTGATGCTTCCAACAAGCTTGGGGAGGGTGGTTTTGGGCCAGTGTACAGG GGAAATCTGCCAGATGGGCAAGAAATAGCGGTGAAAAGACTGTCAAGAGCATCTGGGCAAGGGCAAGAAGAATTTATGAACGAGGTTGTGGTGATTTCTGAACTCCAACACAGGAATCTTGTGAGACTTCTTGGTTGCTGTGTTGAAGGAGATGAAAAGATGCTGGTCTATGAGTACATGCCAAATAAAAGCTTGGATGCATCTCTCTTTG ATCCAGTTAGAAAAGAAGTTCTAGACTGGAAAAAACGCTTCAACATTGTCGATGGAATTTGTCGAGGTCTCCTTTACCTTCACAGGGATTCCAGACTAAGAATTATTCATAGAGATCTGAAGCCAAGTAACATCTTGTTGGACCAAGAACTAAATCCAAAAATTTCAGACTTTGGGATGGCTAGGATATTTGGAGGCAATGAAGATCATGTTAACACGAGAAGGGTTGTAGGAACCTA TGGCTATATGTCCCCTGAATACGCAATGCACGGGCGATTTTCAGAGAAATCAGATGTTTTCAGCTTTGGAGTCTTGCTGTTAGAGATTGTGAGTGGAAGAAGAATTTCAAATATTGATGGCAATGAACAGGGTTTAAACCTTTTGGAATTT GCATGGAAACTGTGGAATGAAGGGAACGCTCCAGCTCTAGTCGATCCTGCATTAACATTAGATCAATATTCCAAGGTGGAAATTTTGAGATGCATACATGTAGGTTTGCTGTGTGTTCAGGAATTCGCAAAAGAGAGGCCAGCTATCTCTACCATCATTTCAATGCTAAATAGTGAAATCGTGGATCTTCCTCTTCCAAACAACCCAGCATACACAGAAAGGCTTATTGGTTTACATACAGAGAGGAGGAGAGACTCCGTAAACTTTGTTTCAACTACACTTTTCACTGGCCGATAA
- the LOC118031516 gene encoding G-type lectin S-receptor-like serine/threonine-protein kinase At1g11330 isoform X3, giving the protein MALGNCKVAVALLLFLSCSSSFYGDAGDTITPSQPIKDPEAIVSAGNRFELGFFSPVNSTYRYVGIWYSNISAETQVLWVANRNKPINDSSGTMTISEDGNLVVLNGLGEVLWSSNVSIGFNQSTAQLTDDGNLVMKAGPNGNLVWQSFQQPTDTYLPKMRLSANARTGNKTLLMSWRSSSDPSVGNFSAGVNPFGIPELFIWYNGHPFWRSGPWVGQNFIGIPGMSTSVYLSGFTLQDEGDGTFTLSLIVDPAFRYSNVLTSHGKFTEQYWDSEKQGWEYTWEAPSTDCDIYGKCGSFGSCDAQSSPICTCLKGFVAKNPDEWNKGIWTSGCVRMTSLQCDRIQNGSEVGKEDGFMKLEMMKVPTFAEYWLYPSSEQECKDECLRNCSCVAYSYYNGFGCMAWTGNLIDIQKFSEGGTGLNIRLAYTELVADNKRNMKVIISMSVIGGAIAICICVFLSWKWMGTHRERKLISEETLSFKTREAQGTVFYGNSPENVREVKLEPLFKLQILETATNNFDISKKLGQGGFGAVYWGKLPDGQEIAVKRLSKTSGQGLEEFMNEVVVISKLQHRNLVRLLGCCVEGEEMMLVYEYLPNKSLDAFLFDSLRKGQLHWERRFDIINGICRGLLYLHRDSRLRIIHRDLKPGNILLDRELNPKISDFGMARIFCGNEDQVNTTRVVGT; this is encoded by the exons ATGGCACTTGGAAACTGCAAAGTTGCAGTAGCTCTTCTTCTGTTTCTATCATGTTCCAGCTCATTTTATGGTGATGCAGGAGATACCATTACTCCTTCTCAACCCATCAAAGATCCAGAAGCTATAGTCTCTGCCGGCAATAGGTTCGAACTGGGATTTTTCAGCCCAGTTAACTCAACATACCGATATGTCGGAATATGGTACAGTAATATATCAGCAGAAACTCAAGTACTATGGGTGGCTAACAGAAACAAGCCAATCAACGATTCTTCTGGGACGATGACAATATCTGAAGATGGAAATCTTGTGGTTTTGAATGGTCTGGGAGAGGTTCTGTGGTCATCCAATGTTTCAATTGGGTTCAATCAATCAACTGCACAGCTTACTGATGATGGAAACCTTGTCATGAAAGCTGGACCGAATGGAAACCTTGTATGGCAAAGTTTCCAGCAGCCTACGGATACTTACTTACCAAAGATGAGACTTAGTGCTAACGCAAGAACTGGGAACAAGACACTGCTAATGTCATGGAGAAGCTCATCTGATCCTTCAGTTGGAAACTTCTCTGCTGGTGTCAATCCATTTGGAATTCCTGAGCTCTTCATCTGGTACAATGGTCATCCATTTTGGCGTAGCGGTCCATGGGTTGGCCAGAACTTTATTGGAATACCAGGAATGTCTACTTCTGTCTATCTAAGTGGTTTTACTCTACAAGATGAAGGAGATGGCACTTTCACTCTGAGTTTAATTGTAGACCCAGCTTTCCGATACTCGAATGTTTTGACTTCTCATGGAAAATTTACAGAACAATACTGGGATTCTGAAAAGCAAGGTTGGGAGTATACCTGGGAAGCTCCATCAACTGACTGTGATATTTATGGCAAGTGCGGGTCCTTTGGAAGCTGCGATGCACAGAGCTCACCTATCTGCACATGTTTAAAAGGGTTTGTTGCAAAAAATCCAGATGAATGGAACAAAGGAATTTGGACTAGCGGTTGTGTTAGGATGACATCGTTGCAGTGTGATAGAATACAGAATGGTAGTGAAGTGGGAAAAGAAGATGGATTTATGAAGCTAGAGATGATGAAAGTGCCAACCTTTGCCGAGTACTGGTTATATCCGTCCTCCGAACAAGAATGTAAAGATGAGTGCTTGAGGAATTGTTCCTGTGTCGCTTATTCATATTATAACGGTTTTGGCTGTATGGCATGGACAGGAAACTTGATTGATATACAAAAGTTCTCCGAAGGAGGGACAGGTCTCAACATTCGCCTGGCGTATACAGAACTTG TTGCAGATAACAAGAGAAACATGAAAGTAATCATCAGTATGTCAGTGATTGGAGGAGCCATAGCTATCTGCATCTGTGTGTTTCTTTCTTGGAAGTGGATGGGTACACATAGAG AAAGGAAGTTGATAAGTGAGGAGACCTTATCGTTCAAAACGAGAGAAGCACAAGGAACAGTTTTTTATGGAAACTCGCCCGAAAACGTCAGGGAAGTTAAACTTGAACCACTCTTCAAATTACAAATTCTTGAAACTGCTACAAACAACTTTGACATATCCAAGAAGCTTGGGCAGGGCGGCTTTGGTGCAGTATACTGG GGAAAATTGCCGGATGGGCAGGAAATAGCTGTTAAAAGACTTTCTAAAACATCTGGTCAAGGGCTCGAAGAGTTTATGAATGAAGTCGTGGTGATTTCTAAACTCCAACACAGGAATCTTGTGAGGCTTCTTGGTTGCTGTGTTGAAGGAGAAGAGATGATGTTGGTTTATGAGTACCTGCCGAATAAAAGCTTGGATGCATTTCTCTTTG ATTCACTCAGGAAAGGACAACTACATTGGGAAAGACGCTTTGACATTATTAACGGGATTTGTCGAGGTCTTCTTTACCTTCACAGAGATTCCAGACTAAGAATTATTCATAGAGATCTGAAGCCAGGTAACATCTTATTGGACCGTGAGCTGAATCCCAAAATTTCAGACTTTGGAATGGCCAGGATTTTTTGTGGCAATGAAGATCAAGTGAATACTACCAGGGTCGTTGGAACCTA A
- the LOC118031516 gene encoding G-type lectin S-receptor-like serine/threonine-protein kinase At1g11300 isoform X2 gives MALGNCKVAVALLLFLSCSSSFYGDAGDTITPSQPIKDPEAIVSAGNRFELGFFSPVNSTYRYVGIWYSNISAETQVLWVANRNKPINDSSGTMTISEDGNLVVLNGLGEVLWSSNVSIGFNQSTAQLTDDGNLVMKAGPNGNLVWQSFQQPTDTYLPKMRLSANARTGNKTLLMSWRSSSDPSVGNFSAGVNPFGIPELFIWYNGHPFWRSGPWVGQNFIGIPGMSTSVYLSGFTLQDEGDGTFTLSLIVDPAFRYSNVLTSHGKFTEQYWDSEKQGWEYTWEAPSTDCDIYGKCGSFGSCDAQSSPICTCLKGFVAKNPDEWNKGIWTSGCVRMTSLQCDRIQNGSEVGKEDGFMKLEMMKVPTFAEYWLYPSSEQECKDECLRNCSCVAYSYYNGFGCMAWTGNLIDIQKFSEGGTGLNIRLAYTELDNKRNMKVIISMSVIGGAIAICICVFLSWKWMGTHRERKLISEETLSFKTREAQGTVFYGNSPENVREVKLEPLFKLQILETATNNFDISKKLGQGGFGAVYWGKLPDGQEIAVKRLSKTSGQGLEEFMNEVVVISKLQHRNLVRLLGCCVEGEEMMLVYEYLPNKSLDAFLFDSLRKGQLHWERRFDIINGICRGLLYLHRDSRLRIIHRDLKPGNILLDRELNPKISDFGMARIFCGNEDQVNTTRVVGTYGYMSPEYLMKGRFSEKSDVFSFGVLLLEIVSGRKSSSFYDNEHSLSLIGYAWKLWNEGDITALVEPAISDPCFQVEIFRCIQIGLLCVQELAKDRPAVSTISSMLNSEIVDLPPPKKPAFVERQSSLDTEAITQSQKINSINNVTISDLNGR, from the exons ATGGCACTTGGAAACTGCAAAGTTGCAGTAGCTCTTCTTCTGTTTCTATCATGTTCCAGCTCATTTTATGGTGATGCAGGAGATACCATTACTCCTTCTCAACCCATCAAAGATCCAGAAGCTATAGTCTCTGCCGGCAATAGGTTCGAACTGGGATTTTTCAGCCCAGTTAACTCAACATACCGATATGTCGGAATATGGTACAGTAATATATCAGCAGAAACTCAAGTACTATGGGTGGCTAACAGAAACAAGCCAATCAACGATTCTTCTGGGACGATGACAATATCTGAAGATGGAAATCTTGTGGTTTTGAATGGTCTGGGAGAGGTTCTGTGGTCATCCAATGTTTCAATTGGGTTCAATCAATCAACTGCACAGCTTACTGATGATGGAAACCTTGTCATGAAAGCTGGACCGAATGGAAACCTTGTATGGCAAAGTTTCCAGCAGCCTACGGATACTTACTTACCAAAGATGAGACTTAGTGCTAACGCAAGAACTGGGAACAAGACACTGCTAATGTCATGGAGAAGCTCATCTGATCCTTCAGTTGGAAACTTCTCTGCTGGTGTCAATCCATTTGGAATTCCTGAGCTCTTCATCTGGTACAATGGTCATCCATTTTGGCGTAGCGGTCCATGGGTTGGCCAGAACTTTATTGGAATACCAGGAATGTCTACTTCTGTCTATCTAAGTGGTTTTACTCTACAAGATGAAGGAGATGGCACTTTCACTCTGAGTTTAATTGTAGACCCAGCTTTCCGATACTCGAATGTTTTGACTTCTCATGGAAAATTTACAGAACAATACTGGGATTCTGAAAAGCAAGGTTGGGAGTATACCTGGGAAGCTCCATCAACTGACTGTGATATTTATGGCAAGTGCGGGTCCTTTGGAAGCTGCGATGCACAGAGCTCACCTATCTGCACATGTTTAAAAGGGTTTGTTGCAAAAAATCCAGATGAATGGAACAAAGGAATTTGGACTAGCGGTTGTGTTAGGATGACATCGTTGCAGTGTGATAGAATACAGAATGGTAGTGAAGTGGGAAAAGAAGATGGATTTATGAAGCTAGAGATGATGAAAGTGCCAACCTTTGCCGAGTACTGGTTATATCCGTCCTCCGAACAAGAATGTAAAGATGAGTGCTTGAGGAATTGTTCCTGTGTCGCTTATTCATATTATAACGGTTTTGGCTGTATGGCATGGACAGGAAACTTGATTGATATACAAAAGTTCTCCGAAGGAGGGACAGGTCTCAACATTCGCCTGGCGTATACAGAACTTG ATAACAAGAGAAACATGAAAGTAATCATCAGTATGTCAGTGATTGGAGGAGCCATAGCTATCTGCATCTGTGTGTTTCTTTCTTGGAAGTGGATGGGTACACATAGAG AAAGGAAGTTGATAAGTGAGGAGACCTTATCGTTCAAAACGAGAGAAGCACAAGGAACAGTTTTTTATGGAAACTCGCCCGAAAACGTCAGGGAAGTTAAACTTGAACCACTCTTCAAATTACAAATTCTTGAAACTGCTACAAACAACTTTGACATATCCAAGAAGCTTGGGCAGGGCGGCTTTGGTGCAGTATACTGG GGAAAATTGCCGGATGGGCAGGAAATAGCTGTTAAAAGACTTTCTAAAACATCTGGTCAAGGGCTCGAAGAGTTTATGAATGAAGTCGTGGTGATTTCTAAACTCCAACACAGGAATCTTGTGAGGCTTCTTGGTTGCTGTGTTGAAGGAGAAGAGATGATGTTGGTTTATGAGTACCTGCCGAATAAAAGCTTGGATGCATTTCTCTTTG ATTCACTCAGGAAAGGACAACTACATTGGGAAAGACGCTTTGACATTATTAACGGGATTTGTCGAGGTCTTCTTTACCTTCACAGAGATTCCAGACTAAGAATTATTCATAGAGATCTGAAGCCAGGTAACATCTTATTGGACCGTGAGCTGAATCCCAAAATTTCAGACTTTGGAATGGCCAGGATTTTTTGTGGCAATGAAGATCAAGTGAATACTACCAGGGTCGTTGGAACCTA TGGCTATATGTCCCCTGAATATTTAATGAAAGGAAGATTTTCAGAGAAATCAGATGTATTTAGCTTTGGAGTGTTGTTGCTGGAGATCGTAAGCGGAAGAAAGAGCTCTAGTTTTTATGACAATGAGCATTCTCTGAGTCTTATAGGATAT gctTGGAAACTGTGGAATGAAGGTGACATTACAGCTCTGGTCGAACCTGCAATATCAGATCCATGTTTTCAGGTGGAGATATTCCGATGCATACAGATTGGTCTGTTGTGTGTGCAAGAATTGGCGAAAGACAGACCGGCCGTGTCTACCATCAGTTCCATGCTAAATAGTGAAATTGTGGATCTTCCTCCTCCAAAGAAACCAGCATTTGTTGAAAGGCAGAGTTCCTTGGATACAGAGGCCATTACTCAGAGCCAAAAGATAAATTCCATTAACAATGTGACGATTTCTGATCTTAACGGCCGATAG
- the LOC118031516 gene encoding G-type lectin S-receptor-like serine/threonine-protein kinase At1g11300 isoform X1: protein MALGNCKVAVALLLFLSCSSSFYGDAGDTITPSQPIKDPEAIVSAGNRFELGFFSPVNSTYRYVGIWYSNISAETQVLWVANRNKPINDSSGTMTISEDGNLVVLNGLGEVLWSSNVSIGFNQSTAQLTDDGNLVMKAGPNGNLVWQSFQQPTDTYLPKMRLSANARTGNKTLLMSWRSSSDPSVGNFSAGVNPFGIPELFIWYNGHPFWRSGPWVGQNFIGIPGMSTSVYLSGFTLQDEGDGTFTLSLIVDPAFRYSNVLTSHGKFTEQYWDSEKQGWEYTWEAPSTDCDIYGKCGSFGSCDAQSSPICTCLKGFVAKNPDEWNKGIWTSGCVRMTSLQCDRIQNGSEVGKEDGFMKLEMMKVPTFAEYWLYPSSEQECKDECLRNCSCVAYSYYNGFGCMAWTGNLIDIQKFSEGGTGLNIRLAYTELVADNKRNMKVIISMSVIGGAIAICICVFLSWKWMGTHRERKLISEETLSFKTREAQGTVFYGNSPENVREVKLEPLFKLQILETATNNFDISKKLGQGGFGAVYWGKLPDGQEIAVKRLSKTSGQGLEEFMNEVVVISKLQHRNLVRLLGCCVEGEEMMLVYEYLPNKSLDAFLFDSLRKGQLHWERRFDIINGICRGLLYLHRDSRLRIIHRDLKPGNILLDRELNPKISDFGMARIFCGNEDQVNTTRVVGTYGYMSPEYLMKGRFSEKSDVFSFGVLLLEIVSGRKSSSFYDNEHSLSLIGYAWKLWNEGDITALVEPAISDPCFQVEIFRCIQIGLLCVQELAKDRPAVSTISSMLNSEIVDLPPPKKPAFVERQSSLDTEAITQSQKINSINNVTISDLNGR from the exons ATGGCACTTGGAAACTGCAAAGTTGCAGTAGCTCTTCTTCTGTTTCTATCATGTTCCAGCTCATTTTATGGTGATGCAGGAGATACCATTACTCCTTCTCAACCCATCAAAGATCCAGAAGCTATAGTCTCTGCCGGCAATAGGTTCGAACTGGGATTTTTCAGCCCAGTTAACTCAACATACCGATATGTCGGAATATGGTACAGTAATATATCAGCAGAAACTCAAGTACTATGGGTGGCTAACAGAAACAAGCCAATCAACGATTCTTCTGGGACGATGACAATATCTGAAGATGGAAATCTTGTGGTTTTGAATGGTCTGGGAGAGGTTCTGTGGTCATCCAATGTTTCAATTGGGTTCAATCAATCAACTGCACAGCTTACTGATGATGGAAACCTTGTCATGAAAGCTGGACCGAATGGAAACCTTGTATGGCAAAGTTTCCAGCAGCCTACGGATACTTACTTACCAAAGATGAGACTTAGTGCTAACGCAAGAACTGGGAACAAGACACTGCTAATGTCATGGAGAAGCTCATCTGATCCTTCAGTTGGAAACTTCTCTGCTGGTGTCAATCCATTTGGAATTCCTGAGCTCTTCATCTGGTACAATGGTCATCCATTTTGGCGTAGCGGTCCATGGGTTGGCCAGAACTTTATTGGAATACCAGGAATGTCTACTTCTGTCTATCTAAGTGGTTTTACTCTACAAGATGAAGGAGATGGCACTTTCACTCTGAGTTTAATTGTAGACCCAGCTTTCCGATACTCGAATGTTTTGACTTCTCATGGAAAATTTACAGAACAATACTGGGATTCTGAAAAGCAAGGTTGGGAGTATACCTGGGAAGCTCCATCAACTGACTGTGATATTTATGGCAAGTGCGGGTCCTTTGGAAGCTGCGATGCACAGAGCTCACCTATCTGCACATGTTTAAAAGGGTTTGTTGCAAAAAATCCAGATGAATGGAACAAAGGAATTTGGACTAGCGGTTGTGTTAGGATGACATCGTTGCAGTGTGATAGAATACAGAATGGTAGTGAAGTGGGAAAAGAAGATGGATTTATGAAGCTAGAGATGATGAAAGTGCCAACCTTTGCCGAGTACTGGTTATATCCGTCCTCCGAACAAGAATGTAAAGATGAGTGCTTGAGGAATTGTTCCTGTGTCGCTTATTCATATTATAACGGTTTTGGCTGTATGGCATGGACAGGAAACTTGATTGATATACAAAAGTTCTCCGAAGGAGGGACAGGTCTCAACATTCGCCTGGCGTATACAGAACTTG TTGCAGATAACAAGAGAAACATGAAAGTAATCATCAGTATGTCAGTGATTGGAGGAGCCATAGCTATCTGCATCTGTGTGTTTCTTTCTTGGAAGTGGATGGGTACACATAGAG AAAGGAAGTTGATAAGTGAGGAGACCTTATCGTTCAAAACGAGAGAAGCACAAGGAACAGTTTTTTATGGAAACTCGCCCGAAAACGTCAGGGAAGTTAAACTTGAACCACTCTTCAAATTACAAATTCTTGAAACTGCTACAAACAACTTTGACATATCCAAGAAGCTTGGGCAGGGCGGCTTTGGTGCAGTATACTGG GGAAAATTGCCGGATGGGCAGGAAATAGCTGTTAAAAGACTTTCTAAAACATCTGGTCAAGGGCTCGAAGAGTTTATGAATGAAGTCGTGGTGATTTCTAAACTCCAACACAGGAATCTTGTGAGGCTTCTTGGTTGCTGTGTTGAAGGAGAAGAGATGATGTTGGTTTATGAGTACCTGCCGAATAAAAGCTTGGATGCATTTCTCTTTG ATTCACTCAGGAAAGGACAACTACATTGGGAAAGACGCTTTGACATTATTAACGGGATTTGTCGAGGTCTTCTTTACCTTCACAGAGATTCCAGACTAAGAATTATTCATAGAGATCTGAAGCCAGGTAACATCTTATTGGACCGTGAGCTGAATCCCAAAATTTCAGACTTTGGAATGGCCAGGATTTTTTGTGGCAATGAAGATCAAGTGAATACTACCAGGGTCGTTGGAACCTA TGGCTATATGTCCCCTGAATATTTAATGAAAGGAAGATTTTCAGAGAAATCAGATGTATTTAGCTTTGGAGTGTTGTTGCTGGAGATCGTAAGCGGAAGAAAGAGCTCTAGTTTTTATGACAATGAGCATTCTCTGAGTCTTATAGGATAT gctTGGAAACTGTGGAATGAAGGTGACATTACAGCTCTGGTCGAACCTGCAATATCAGATCCATGTTTTCAGGTGGAGATATTCCGATGCATACAGATTGGTCTGTTGTGTGTGCAAGAATTGGCGAAAGACAGACCGGCCGTGTCTACCATCAGTTCCATGCTAAATAGTGAAATTGTGGATCTTCCTCCTCCAAAGAAACCAGCATTTGTTGAAAGGCAGAGTTCCTTGGATACAGAGGCCATTACTCAGAGCCAAAAGATAAATTCCATTAACAATGTGACGATTTCTGATCTTAACGGCCGATAG